One window of the Nicotiana tabacum cultivar K326 chromosome 4, ASM71507v2, whole genome shotgun sequence genome contains the following:
- the LOC107778748 gene encoding putative calcium-binding protein At1g02270 isoform X1 — MGRKNRGTTKGRVSRIGSYAIAEPNSISCTTFNILAPIYKRLNLEDQSCRESDYRANWLSRNHRILDWLLYERSSIICLQEFWVGNEELVGIYDKRLGDAGYINFKLARTNNRGDGLLTAIHKDYFRVIAHRELLFNDFGDRVAQLLHVELIAPYAQCRNNNVRQEMLIVNTHLLFPHDSSLSLERLRQVYKILQYVESYQKENKLNPLPIILCGDWNGSKRGHVYKFLRSQGFVSSYDTAHQYTDADAHKWVSHRNHRGNICGVDFIWLLNPNSYRKLLKTSWGNAIFGMFKYQLRRASLTENDAFAFLKADSDGDYITYAGFCEALRQLNLIGHCYGLSAEEIKDLWLQADIDGNGVLDYSEFQQQRVWNRTWSEQRDGENDEAWDDDVVSDTEETIGFSVKNAVLFPTEVEKGTWPEDYSLSDHAKLTVVFSPVRMLCCQLSR, encoded by the exons ATGGGAAGGAAGAATAGAGGAACAACGAAAGGGAGAGTTTCACGAATTGGAAGCTATGCTATTGCCGAACCCAATTCAATTTCTTGTACCACTTTTAATATTCTCGCGCCCATTTATAAAAGACTCAATCTTGAG GACCAGAGTTGCAGAGAAAGCGATTATAGGGCAAATTGGCTGAGCAGGAATCATAGGATATTGGATTGGTTGTTGTACGAGAGGTCTTCCATTATTTGTCTTCAG GAATTCTGGGTTGGGAATGAAGAGCTTGTTGGTATATATGACAAGAGGCTAGGAGATGCAGGATATATTAATTTCAAGCTTGCTCGAACCAATAATCGTGGTGATG GTCTGCTGACTGCCATTCATAAGGACTACTTCAGGGTTATAGCCCACAGAGAGTTGCTTTTCAATGATTTTGGAGATCGTGTTGCTCAACTATTGCATGTTGAACTAATTGCACCTTATGCACAATGTCGAAACAATAATGTTCGGCAAGAAATGCTGATAGTGAACACACACCTTTTGTTTCCTCATGATTCAAGCTTGTCTTTGGAACGACTGCGGCAG GTCTACAAGATATTGCAATATGTGGAATCATATCAGAAAGAAAATAAGCTTAATCCCTTGCCAATTATTCTGTGCGG TGACTGGAACGGAAGCAAGCGCGGCCATGTTTACAAATTTCTCAGATCTCAAGGATTTGTATCATCATATGATACTGCTCACCAATACACTGATGCTGATGCACACAAG TGGGTGAGCCACCGTAACCACCGTGGGAACATCTGTGGTGTGGATTTCATATGGCTTTTAAATCCAAATAGCTACAGGAAATTGCTGAAAACAAGTTGGGGAAATGCAATTTTTGGAATGTTCAAG TATCAACTTCGCCGAGCCTCGTTGACTGAGAATGACGCGTTTGCTTTTCTCAAAGCTGACAGCGATGGTGATTACATTACGTATGCTGGGTTTTGTGAAGCGCTCCGTCAG CTTAATCTGATTGGACATTGCTATGGGCTGAGTGCTGAGGAAATAAAGGATTTGTGGTTGCAAGCAGACATTGATGGAAATGGAGTTCTTGATTACAGTGAATTTCAG CAGCAGCGGGTATGGAATCGTACATGGTCAGAGCAAAGAGATGGAGAAAACGATGAGGCATGGGACGACGATGTTGTTAGTGATACCGAAGAAACAATTGGTTTTAGTGTCAAGAATGCAGTTCTGTTCCCCACAGAAGTTGAGAAAGGAACATGGCCTGAAGATTATTCACTTTCTGATCACGCCAAACTCACTGTGGTATTTTCACCTGTAAGAATGTTATGCTGTCAATTGTCCCGATAG
- the LOC107778748 gene encoding putative calcium-binding protein At1g02270 isoform X2: protein MGRKNRGTTKGRVSRIGSYAIAEPNSISCTTFNILAPIYKRLNLEDQSCRESDYRANWLSRNHRILDWLLYERSSIICLQEFWVGNEELVGIYDKRLGDAGYINFKLARTNNRGDGLLTAIHKDYFRVIAHRELLFNDFGDRVAQLLHVELIAPYAQCRNNNVRQEMLIVNTHLLFPHDSSLSLERLRQVYKILQYVESYQKENKLNPLPIILCGDWNGSKRGHVYKFLRSQGFVSSYDTAHQYTDADAHKWVSHRNHRGNICGVDFIWLLNPNSYRKLLKTSWGNAIFGMFKYQLRRASLTENDAFAFLKADSDGDYITYAGFCEALRQLNLIGHCYGLSAEEIKDLWLQADIDGNGVLDYSEFQQRVWNRTWSEQRDGENDEAWDDDVVSDTEETIGFSVKNAVLFPTEVEKGTWPEDYSLSDHAKLTVVFSPVRMLCCQLSR, encoded by the exons ATGGGAAGGAAGAATAGAGGAACAACGAAAGGGAGAGTTTCACGAATTGGAAGCTATGCTATTGCCGAACCCAATTCAATTTCTTGTACCACTTTTAATATTCTCGCGCCCATTTATAAAAGACTCAATCTTGAG GACCAGAGTTGCAGAGAAAGCGATTATAGGGCAAATTGGCTGAGCAGGAATCATAGGATATTGGATTGGTTGTTGTACGAGAGGTCTTCCATTATTTGTCTTCAG GAATTCTGGGTTGGGAATGAAGAGCTTGTTGGTATATATGACAAGAGGCTAGGAGATGCAGGATATATTAATTTCAAGCTTGCTCGAACCAATAATCGTGGTGATG GTCTGCTGACTGCCATTCATAAGGACTACTTCAGGGTTATAGCCCACAGAGAGTTGCTTTTCAATGATTTTGGAGATCGTGTTGCTCAACTATTGCATGTTGAACTAATTGCACCTTATGCACAATGTCGAAACAATAATGTTCGGCAAGAAATGCTGATAGTGAACACACACCTTTTGTTTCCTCATGATTCAAGCTTGTCTTTGGAACGACTGCGGCAG GTCTACAAGATATTGCAATATGTGGAATCATATCAGAAAGAAAATAAGCTTAATCCCTTGCCAATTATTCTGTGCGG TGACTGGAACGGAAGCAAGCGCGGCCATGTTTACAAATTTCTCAGATCTCAAGGATTTGTATCATCATATGATACTGCTCACCAATACACTGATGCTGATGCACACAAG TGGGTGAGCCACCGTAACCACCGTGGGAACATCTGTGGTGTGGATTTCATATGGCTTTTAAATCCAAATAGCTACAGGAAATTGCTGAAAACAAGTTGGGGAAATGCAATTTTTGGAATGTTCAAG TATCAACTTCGCCGAGCCTCGTTGACTGAGAATGACGCGTTTGCTTTTCTCAAAGCTGACAGCGATGGTGATTACATTACGTATGCTGGGTTTTGTGAAGCGCTCCGTCAG CTTAATCTGATTGGACATTGCTATGGGCTGAGTGCTGAGGAAATAAAGGATTTGTGGTTGCAAGCAGACATTGATGGAAATGGAGTTCTTGATTACAGTGAATTTCAG CAGCGGGTATGGAATCGTACATGGTCAGAGCAAAGAGATGGAGAAAACGATGAGGCATGGGACGACGATGTTGTTAGTGATACCGAAGAAACAATTGGTTTTAGTGTCAAGAATGCAGTTCTGTTCCCCACAGAAGTTGAGAAAGGAACATGGCCTGAAGATTATTCACTTTCTGATCACGCCAAACTCACTGTGGTATTTTCACCTGTAAGAATGTTATGCTGTCAATTGTCCCGATAG
- the LOC107778748 gene encoding putative calcium-binding protein At1g02270 isoform X4 encodes MGRKNRGTTKGRVSRIGSYAIAEPNSISCTTFNILAPIYKRLNLESCRESDYRANWLSRNHRILDWLLYERSSIICLQEFWVGNEELVGIYDKRLGDAGYINFKLARTNNRGDGLLTAIHKDYFRVIAHRELLFNDFGDRVAQLLHVELIAPYAQCRNNNVRQEMLIVNTHLLFPHDSSLSLERLRQVYKILQYVESYQKENKLNPLPIILCGDWNGSKRGHVYKFLRSQGFVSSYDTAHQYTDADAHKWVSHRNHRGNICGVDFIWLLNPNSYRKLLKTSWGNAIFGMFKYQLRRASLTENDAFAFLKADSDGDYITYAGFCEALRQLNLIGHCYGLSAEEIKDLWLQADIDGNGVLDYSEFQQRVWNRTWSEQRDGENDEAWDDDVVSDTEETIGFSVKNAVLFPTEVEKGTWPEDYSLSDHAKLTVVFSPVRMLCCQLSR; translated from the exons ATGGGAAGGAAGAATAGAGGAACAACGAAAGGGAGAGTTTCACGAATTGGAAGCTATGCTATTGCCGAACCCAATTCAATTTCTTGTACCACTTTTAATATTCTCGCGCCCATTTATAAAAGACTCAATCTTGAG AGTTGCAGAGAAAGCGATTATAGGGCAAATTGGCTGAGCAGGAATCATAGGATATTGGATTGGTTGTTGTACGAGAGGTCTTCCATTATTTGTCTTCAG GAATTCTGGGTTGGGAATGAAGAGCTTGTTGGTATATATGACAAGAGGCTAGGAGATGCAGGATATATTAATTTCAAGCTTGCTCGAACCAATAATCGTGGTGATG GTCTGCTGACTGCCATTCATAAGGACTACTTCAGGGTTATAGCCCACAGAGAGTTGCTTTTCAATGATTTTGGAGATCGTGTTGCTCAACTATTGCATGTTGAACTAATTGCACCTTATGCACAATGTCGAAACAATAATGTTCGGCAAGAAATGCTGATAGTGAACACACACCTTTTGTTTCCTCATGATTCAAGCTTGTCTTTGGAACGACTGCGGCAG GTCTACAAGATATTGCAATATGTGGAATCATATCAGAAAGAAAATAAGCTTAATCCCTTGCCAATTATTCTGTGCGG TGACTGGAACGGAAGCAAGCGCGGCCATGTTTACAAATTTCTCAGATCTCAAGGATTTGTATCATCATATGATACTGCTCACCAATACACTGATGCTGATGCACACAAG TGGGTGAGCCACCGTAACCACCGTGGGAACATCTGTGGTGTGGATTTCATATGGCTTTTAAATCCAAATAGCTACAGGAAATTGCTGAAAACAAGTTGGGGAAATGCAATTTTTGGAATGTTCAAG TATCAACTTCGCCGAGCCTCGTTGACTGAGAATGACGCGTTTGCTTTTCTCAAAGCTGACAGCGATGGTGATTACATTACGTATGCTGGGTTTTGTGAAGCGCTCCGTCAG CTTAATCTGATTGGACATTGCTATGGGCTGAGTGCTGAGGAAATAAAGGATTTGTGGTTGCAAGCAGACATTGATGGAAATGGAGTTCTTGATTACAGTGAATTTCAG CAGCGGGTATGGAATCGTACATGGTCAGAGCAAAGAGATGGAGAAAACGATGAGGCATGGGACGACGATGTTGTTAGTGATACCGAAGAAACAATTGGTTTTAGTGTCAAGAATGCAGTTCTGTTCCCCACAGAAGTTGAGAAAGGAACATGGCCTGAAGATTATTCACTTTCTGATCACGCCAAACTCACTGTGGTATTTTCACCTGTAAGAATGTTATGCTGTCAATTGTCCCGATAG
- the LOC107778748 gene encoding putative calcium-binding protein At1g02270 isoform X3 has protein sequence MGRKNRGTTKGRVSRIGSYAIAEPNSISCTTFNILAPIYKRLNLESCRESDYRANWLSRNHRILDWLLYERSSIICLQEFWVGNEELVGIYDKRLGDAGYINFKLARTNNRGDGLLTAIHKDYFRVIAHRELLFNDFGDRVAQLLHVELIAPYAQCRNNNVRQEMLIVNTHLLFPHDSSLSLERLRQVYKILQYVESYQKENKLNPLPIILCGDWNGSKRGHVYKFLRSQGFVSSYDTAHQYTDADAHKWVSHRNHRGNICGVDFIWLLNPNSYRKLLKTSWGNAIFGMFKYQLRRASLTENDAFAFLKADSDGDYITYAGFCEALRQLNLIGHCYGLSAEEIKDLWLQADIDGNGVLDYSEFQQQRVWNRTWSEQRDGENDEAWDDDVVSDTEETIGFSVKNAVLFPTEVEKGTWPEDYSLSDHAKLTVVFSPVRMLCCQLSR, from the exons ATGGGAAGGAAGAATAGAGGAACAACGAAAGGGAGAGTTTCACGAATTGGAAGCTATGCTATTGCCGAACCCAATTCAATTTCTTGTACCACTTTTAATATTCTCGCGCCCATTTATAAAAGACTCAATCTTGAG AGTTGCAGAGAAAGCGATTATAGGGCAAATTGGCTGAGCAGGAATCATAGGATATTGGATTGGTTGTTGTACGAGAGGTCTTCCATTATTTGTCTTCAG GAATTCTGGGTTGGGAATGAAGAGCTTGTTGGTATATATGACAAGAGGCTAGGAGATGCAGGATATATTAATTTCAAGCTTGCTCGAACCAATAATCGTGGTGATG GTCTGCTGACTGCCATTCATAAGGACTACTTCAGGGTTATAGCCCACAGAGAGTTGCTTTTCAATGATTTTGGAGATCGTGTTGCTCAACTATTGCATGTTGAACTAATTGCACCTTATGCACAATGTCGAAACAATAATGTTCGGCAAGAAATGCTGATAGTGAACACACACCTTTTGTTTCCTCATGATTCAAGCTTGTCTTTGGAACGACTGCGGCAG GTCTACAAGATATTGCAATATGTGGAATCATATCAGAAAGAAAATAAGCTTAATCCCTTGCCAATTATTCTGTGCGG TGACTGGAACGGAAGCAAGCGCGGCCATGTTTACAAATTTCTCAGATCTCAAGGATTTGTATCATCATATGATACTGCTCACCAATACACTGATGCTGATGCACACAAG TGGGTGAGCCACCGTAACCACCGTGGGAACATCTGTGGTGTGGATTTCATATGGCTTTTAAATCCAAATAGCTACAGGAAATTGCTGAAAACAAGTTGGGGAAATGCAATTTTTGGAATGTTCAAG TATCAACTTCGCCGAGCCTCGTTGACTGAGAATGACGCGTTTGCTTTTCTCAAAGCTGACAGCGATGGTGATTACATTACGTATGCTGGGTTTTGTGAAGCGCTCCGTCAG CTTAATCTGATTGGACATTGCTATGGGCTGAGTGCTGAGGAAATAAAGGATTTGTGGTTGCAAGCAGACATTGATGGAAATGGAGTTCTTGATTACAGTGAATTTCAG CAGCAGCGGGTATGGAATCGTACATGGTCAGAGCAAAGAGATGGAGAAAACGATGAGGCATGGGACGACGATGTTGTTAGTGATACCGAAGAAACAATTGGTTTTAGTGTCAAGAATGCAGTTCTGTTCCCCACAGAAGTTGAGAAAGGAACATGGCCTGAAGATTATTCACTTTCTGATCACGCCAAACTCACTGTGGTATTTTCACCTGTAAGAATGTTATGCTGTCAATTGTCCCGATAG